The Candidatus Margulisiibacteriota bacterium DNA window TCCCGCTTTATGGACCAGTTCGGCAACCTCCAGAATATGCTCGTCAAATAGTCCCAGAGTATTGGGATTGGTCAGCATTAGCGCGGCGGTGTCTGGCCCAAGCGCCGCTTTGACCGCCGCAACATCGATATTTCCCCGTTCATTAGACTTAATAACAACCGGTTCGTACCCGACAATCGCCACCGAAGCCGGATTGGTCCCGTGAGAGGAATCGGGAATAATGACTTTGCGCCTCTCTTTTTCACCTTTATCCCGGTGATATTCCTTGATCATCATCAGGGCGGTCAACTCACCGTGCGCGCCGGCAGCCGGCTGAAGGGTAAACGCGTTATAACCAAAGATCGCGCAAAGGTACTGCTCAAAATTGTACAGGAGCTCCAGCATCCCCTGGATATCTTTTTCTTCCTGTAATGGATGAAGTTCGGTAAAGCCCGGCAAACTGGCAACATCTTCGTTAACTTTGGGGTTGTATTTCATGGTACAGGAACCTAAGGGGTAAAACTGAGTATCAACTGAAAAATTCATTCGCGACAAGCGGGTAAAGTGGCGGACAACATCAAGCTCGGTCAGTTCCGGCAGGTCAAGGTCGCCCCTGATAAGCTCAGGCGGAATAAGTTTTTCCAGCTCAACTTCCGGAACATCCAGCTCTGGCAGCGAACAACCGATCGCGCCAGGTGAAGATTTTTCAAATATCAACTTCTCCCTATTCACCTAATTCCCTATTCTTCCTAGACTATCGCTTTCTGGGTCTCCGGGTCAAAAAAGTGGATCTTTCGCAGGTCCATGACCAGGTCAAGTTCGGCTCCCGGCTTTGGGTCGGCAAATGTCCCAATGCGGCCGATCATCTGATCTTTCCCCGCCTTGACATAGACATTGATGTCGGAGCCCATCATCTCCCTGAAATCCACTTTAACTTTAATATGAAAACGATGCTGCTCTTCCAGCCAGGTGGAAGAAGGAACATCCCAAAGGTCTTCCGGCCTCATTCCAAAAACGACCTCTTTGTCAACATGGTTCGCCAGCTCGCCGTCAATTTCCGGTGGAACAAAAAAGGTAAAGGCTTCCCCTTCAAAGCTATATTTCCCGGCCTTCTTCCTGATCATCCCCTTGATAAAATTCATCTGGGGTGAACCAAGGAACCCGGCAACAAAGCGATTGGCCGGCTTTTCATAAATGCTGACCGGATTTTCAACCTGCTGGAGCTCGCCGTTCAGGATCACGGCAACCCTCTGCCCCAGGGTCATCGCCTCAACCTGATCGTGAGTCACGTAGATGATCGTCGTCTCCAGGCGCTTGTGGAGCCGCTGGAGCTCCGCCCGCATCTGGACACGGAGTTTTGCGTCAAGATTGGAGAGTGGCTCGTCCATCAGGAAAACCTGGGGATTGCGGACGATCGCCCGGCCAAGCGCGACCCGCTGGCGCTGGCCGCCGGAAAGTTGTTTGGGCAATCGATCAAGCAGCTTGG harbors:
- the ugpC gene encoding sn-glycerol-3-phosphate ABC transporter ATP-binding protein UgpC, producing MKWQTWVRRYKPVAKVVLENVFKYFDDVVAVKNVNLEIKDKEFVVLVGPSGCGKTTTLRMIAGLEEVSEGKIYIGDRLINDVPPKDRNIAMVFQSYALYPHMKVFDNLAFGLKLRGLPKKEIDERVKEAAESLELTKLLDRLPKQLSGGQRQRVALGRAIVRNPQVFLMDEPLSNLDAKLRVQMRAELQRLHKRLETTIIYVTHDQVEAMTLGQRVAVILNGELQQVENPVSIYEKPANRFVAGFLGSPQMNFIKGMIRKKAGKYSFEGEAFTFFVPPEIDGELANHVDKEVVFGMRPEDLWDVPSSTWLEEQHRFHIKVKVDFREMMGSDINVYVKAGKDQMIGRIGTFADPKPGAELDLVMDLRKIHFFDPETQKAIV